From a region of the Streptomyces tirandamycinicus genome:
- a CDS encoding HNH endonuclease family protein, translating into MSGLYARRATRTAVFAASVALASATALLTAPEAQAAPPTPVSAATARTYLGQLTVKTEGSSSGYSRDKFPHWITQSGACNTREVVLKRDGSGVVQDSSCAAVSGSWYSPYDGATWYAASDVDIDHIVPLAEAWRSGASSWSTSSRQAFANDLTRPQLIAVTDNVNQSKGDQDPAEWMPPSSSYHCMYARMWVHTKHYWNLSVDSAEKSALQSVLNGC; encoded by the coding sequence ATGTCAGGTCTCTACGCGCGTCGAGCCACCCGGACCGCCGTGTTCGCCGCGTCCGTCGCCCTCGCGTCGGCCACCGCGCTGCTCACCGCGCCCGAGGCCCAGGCCGCCCCGCCCACGCCGGTCAGCGCGGCCACCGCCCGTACCTACCTGGGCCAGCTCACGGTCAAGACGGAAGGTTCCTCCTCCGGCTACAGCCGCGACAAGTTCCCCCACTGGATCACCCAGTCGGGTGCCTGCAACACGCGCGAGGTGGTCCTCAAGCGCGACGGCTCCGGCGTCGTCCAGGACTCCAGCTGCGCCGCCGTCAGCGGAAGCTGGTACTCCCCGTACGACGGCGCCACCTGGTACGCCGCCTCGGACGTCGACATCGACCACATCGTGCCGCTCGCGGAGGCCTGGCGCTCCGGCGCCAGCTCGTGGTCCACCTCCTCGCGCCAGGCGTTCGCCAACGACCTGACCCGGCCGCAGTTGATAGCCGTCACCGACAACGTGAACCAGTCCAAGGGCGACCAGGACCCCGCCGAGTGGATGCCGCCGAGCAGCTCCTACCACTGCATGTACGCCCGGATGTGGGTGCACACCAAGCACTACTGGAACCTGTCCGTCGACTCCGCCGAGAAGTCCGCCCTGCAGTCGGTTCTCAACGGCTGCTGA
- a CDS encoding alkaline phosphatase D family protein — MAAGLRLGPLLRYVDWETGEHATVWVEADRPCTAEVRCLGAPPGEGSGKGSGQGPGEAPGPAAGDAEAPGGPSAVSPKGAGVSSKGAGGSSKGAGVSSKGAGGSARTFQIEGHHYALIPVSGLAPAASTEYEVLLDGRRVWPPADSPYPPSVIRTPAIPAQSVRVSFGSCRWSAPPARKQDPIGPDALDTLAERMAAEPESERPDLLVLLGDQVYADATSQETQRWLATRRDLSEPPWTQVADYEEYTRLYEESWLDPEVRWLLSTVPSCMIFDDHDVIDDWNTSASWVAEMRATPWWRERILSGLMSYWVHQHLGNLSPAELADDPVYAAVRDAPDGTEALRAFAARADADPASVRWSYRRDFGRTRLLMIDTRGARVLDERHRAMLDDEETSWLRDQALQAPGSYDHLLIGTSLPWLLPPAIHDVEGWNAALCRGERGARWARVGESLRRRADLEHWAAFPSSFEELTALIREVGSGPLAPSTVCVLSGDVHHAYVAEPSWPDPAPTARVLQLTCSPVHNAIHASMRVGFRFGWSRAGRRLGRAMARHGRAGRPVVRWDKSGGPWFGNQLMTLTLNGRSAELRLDQTATDRTGARLLTVDERILTDGP, encoded by the coding sequence ATGGCAGCGGGGCTGCGCCTGGGACCACTACTGCGGTACGTGGACTGGGAGACCGGTGAGCACGCGACCGTCTGGGTCGAGGCGGACCGGCCGTGCACGGCCGAGGTGCGCTGCCTCGGCGCACCCCCCGGCGAGGGTTCCGGGAAAGGTTCCGGGCAGGGCCCCGGCGAGGCCCCCGGACCGGCCGCCGGGGACGCCGAGGCCCCGGGCGGCCCGTCGGCCGTCTCGCCGAAGGGAGCGGGCGTCTCGTCGAAGGGAGCGGGCGGCTCGTCAAAGGGAGCGGGCGTCTCGTCGAAGGGAGCGGGCGGCTCCGCCCGCACCTTCCAGATCGAGGGCCACCACTACGCCCTGATCCCCGTCTCCGGCCTCGCCCCCGCCGCGTCGACGGAGTACGAGGTGCTGCTCGACGGGCGCCGGGTCTGGCCGCCGGCCGACTCGCCGTACCCGCCGAGCGTGATCCGCACGCCGGCCATCCCCGCCCAGTCGGTACGGGTCTCCTTCGGCTCCTGCCGGTGGTCCGCGCCACCGGCCCGCAAGCAGGATCCGATCGGACCGGACGCGCTGGACACCCTGGCCGAGCGGATGGCGGCCGAGCCGGAGAGCGAGCGCCCCGACCTCCTGGTCCTGCTGGGCGACCAGGTGTACGCGGACGCCACCTCGCAGGAGACCCAGCGCTGGCTCGCGACCCGGCGCGATCTGAGCGAGCCGCCCTGGACGCAGGTGGCGGACTACGAGGAGTACACCCGGCTGTACGAGGAATCCTGGCTGGACCCGGAGGTACGGTGGCTGCTCTCCACCGTCCCCAGCTGCATGATCTTCGACGACCACGACGTCATCGACGACTGGAACACCAGCGCCTCCTGGGTCGCGGAGATGCGGGCGACACCCTGGTGGCGGGAGCGCATCCTCAGCGGCCTGATGTCGTACTGGGTCCACCAGCACCTGGGCAACCTCTCCCCGGCCGAACTGGCCGACGACCCGGTCTACGCGGCGGTGCGGGACGCCCCGGACGGCACGGAGGCCCTCCGCGCCTTCGCGGCCCGGGCGGACGCCGACCCCGCCTCCGTCCGCTGGAGCTACCGGCGCGACTTCGGCAGGACCCGGCTGCTGATGATCGACACCCGTGGCGCCCGCGTCCTCGACGAGCGGCACCGTGCGATGCTCGACGACGAGGAGACGAGCTGGCTGCGCGACCAGGCCCTCCAGGCGCCGGGCTCGTACGACCATCTGCTCATCGGGACCTCGCTGCCCTGGCTGCTGCCCCCGGCCATCCACGACGTGGAGGGCTGGAACGCGGCGCTGTGCCGGGGGGAGCGGGGCGCGCGCTGGGCACGCGTCGGGGAGAGCCTGCGAAGACGGGCGGACCTCGAGCACTGGGCGGCCTTCCCGTCCTCGTTCGAGGAGCTGACCGCCCTGATCAGGGAGGTGGGCAGCGGGCCGCTGGCGCCCTCCACGGTCTGCGTGCTGTCCGGGGACGTGCACCACGCCTATGTGGCGGAGCCCAGTTGGCCGGACCCGGCGCCCACCGCCCGGGTGCTCCAGCTGACATGCTCACCCGTGCACAACGCCATCCACGCCTCGATGCGGGTCGGTTTCCGCTTCGGGTGGAGCCGCGCGGGGCGGCGGCTCGGGCGGGCCATGGCCCGGCACGGCAGGGCCGGACGGCCGGTCGTCCGGTGGGACAAGAGCGGCGGTCCCTGGTTCGGGAACCAGCTGATGACGCTGACCCTGAACGGGCGTTCGGCCGAGCTCCGGCTGGACCAGACCGCCACGGATCGTACGGGTGCACGGCTTCTGACCGTGGACGAGCGAATCCTCACGGATGGTCCGTGA